From the Trifolium pratense cultivar HEN17-A07 linkage group LG4, ARS_RC_1.1, whole genome shotgun sequence genome, the window ataaatgtttttatagaataaatGGGTCTTAGTTTTACAATTTTCatcctctataaaaaaaatacatttttatattaataaaaatatattttggtattgtaccaaaaaaaaaattggtaagacaaataatttattttaccaCCAACGAAGATTGAGTCTTGTGACTTGTGGGATAAACTCTTAAAATTTTGTGAACTAATGTACAAATTTCAACTAAGCTATATATATGTCCACATTTAATGTCCAACTCTAGCTACCTCGAATAAGATTACCCTGTCACCTCATTCCACTTTTTTAAATATCTTCTTTAACGTTGTGTTTGGTTTAAAAGAAAagggaaagagagaaaaaaagtaGAGAGAAAGACAAGAGAAATAGCTGTTTAGACATCATAGAAATAGAGAAAAGAGATTAAATATCGGTGGATCCTACCACCTTTTTATTTCGCCACAAAATAGAGAAGAAAGTGGGAAGAGAAGTCACTTTTTGAtttatttccatttttgccatttacattttcaattatttacattttcatAACAATTTATCAAAGACACATTTACAAGGATATAATTgtctttttaaaaaactaaacatatttctctctcttctttctcttataTCAATCAATACATtaaatctaatttatttttcacatttttctctcttctcatacTCTCTCTTACCTATTTCTCCCTTCTCAcaaccaaacataccctaaaaGTCATGGTCTAACATGAAAAGATTGAGGACTCATGTTAATCGTCAATATAACCTTTAATTTTAAGAATTGCCCCAAACATGAAAACAATCAAAAAAGAagcaacaataacaacaaaaaatccaaaaacaaactATCTATCCATACAAAGACCCAACACACAACAAAATCCACAAGACCACCCACATAACCTAGCCCGATCTTGATCCCACCGAGCCTTTATGTTAGTTGTTGTCAGGTGTACAAATAGTTCTAATCGTTTTTTCCTATATAAAGACATAATTTCGATGGCAATGTACAAAATCCAATCACTTTTTACTTCATTCCTTCTTGATCACATATTGACTTAAGCGCTGAAGTGCTAACATATTTTTATAGGTATCTTCTCCACCGTGATCTACTGTACTTGAAACTTGTTACCAACATAACTAGCTACTTCAAGCCACACCTTCAGAGTTATTTTATTTCGATCGAATAAAAGTAATatatttgtacttttttttgggtaaaataTTTGTTAATAAACATGTTGTAAAGTCGCACATCGGTGCCATGATTTTCCAtctaaattaataaaagaagttgtctaaaaaaaattggttgtaACTAATATTACATTCATCTGTGTGAAACGAAAGGCTCTCTTAAGTAAATTCTCGAATTCAAACTATGGATGAAGAAAATTTTAATTGAGAGAATATGTTTTATTAAAGATGGTTAGTCaaatttttcaattatattattaagGAACACTATATTTAATccaataatatatttatcaaaCCAACataattttggttttaaaaaataaaaaaggactAGCAAACAAACAGAATTAGAGTGCCTACTGCCTATTAATGTTGATAAGGAAGGGActtgagaaatttttttttcctttcatcaTCAGTTTTATCTAGTTCAATGGTcagttctggtatcaagtgATTTTAGTCCTCCTTTAATCACAGTTGCGGAGAAttgaaccgtgatcctccctatcaagttcagcgtcaatcatcactaaaccaactaattaTCGGTAAAACTTGAGGATTTAGATGGCAACGGTCATTATACCAAATAAGCCAAATAATAAAGAACGTGTACGTGTCTGTCCTCACACTCTCATTCTCATGCCCATCCCTCCCTTCCTTCCAACGGTCCGTAAACTTCACAGAACCTGCTCTTGCTATCTCAATCACTGGCTGGGTCCCACTTACTGGCAAAATCTTATTGGACAATGCAAAGAAATCAAAATCTTAATCACCAAGGAtgaatgaataataaataattgaggAAGCACTTGCAGTATTTAAGTCAAACTTCATAAAACACTCTTTCCACACCGATAGTACAgtctttttatttcatttttttaattcattcaCACTTATCCAACaccaatttttctatttttacatATATCTAAATTACATTCTTACCCCCGACTTTTTAATTCATCTATATGATTccttcatttttacttttttagtgATATCACACGTTATATTTGAGTCAACATTCAAATTACGTTTTAATGCAATTTAAAGTTACCGTTTCTCCTCTGTAATTCAAAGTAGTAGTTCAAAGTAGTTATGCTTTAcaattcaaattgaaatttaatGCATGTTTGGATTCTCCAAATTACAATAGATCACCATtgcggtgtccgacactcgtatgaTACTCATATGACATGTGTCGGATTACTTAGACCGGTGtcaaaaaaactcaatttttcttttactttgacATTCCTTTGATCGATGTCCGATAACCGTAAAATATTTGTAcaacacgtgtcggacaagtgtccccgaaaaaattgttttttctttatttatactCTCGTTAGGCACAATCTATAAATGTTaaagatgtgtcgaaacaaTAATATTGATCAAATGAATGATTGAAGatattacattttgattacaatatttttagtttggcctaactacacatttggtcccttacgtttattttaggttttaagttagtcctttccgtcaattttgtcaatGTGACaaccaatttgcatatgtggacagacacgtgACACTTGGATACATTGACACGTGTATTGTTCAAACgatgttagtgacaaaactaacggaaatgactaacttgaaacctaaaataaacgtaagagaccaaattgatactttttaaacgtaagagaccaaattgaaacctaaaataaacgtaagagaccaaatgtgtagttaaatattttagttttttcgataatacatggataaataaaggtaaaatattacCATCTCTTGTTTCAAaacttttttaagaaataacttgttcaacttagatttacatgtatatattttgacttTCAATTTATATCGTTTATAAATgtgtagcggtgtcggtgtcctatattttttacaatagaGATGTTGCGGTGTCCGTGTCagagtccgtgcttcatagatatTAAGTgcatttcgtcaaaaaaaaaaaaatccatactAAGTGCATGTTTATGGTCGGTGGCGGAACCATAAAGTAAAACTCGGGGGCcactaaattatattttatacaaaaatctaaagtaataaaaaatacaaatttgatcataaaaaaattaaattgcataCCCTAAATAATATTCTACGTGTGCGACTCGAAATTATCAGTGATTTACCTTAAACAATTACTTATACAAAACTCGGGGGCcactaaattatatattttataggGTCAGCGAGAGTAGAACTCACAACCCTAGTATGTATAGGCGTGACCTTGTCCGTTAGAAACCACTGAGTTACACATACATTCTATTAATTCTTGCTTGCAAacaaatatatagttttaatgTATAAAGATACCAAGGGCATTAaagtaattttcattttttcggGGATGGTCGTGGCCCACCCCAGCCGTCGTCGGAAGTTGACATGGAGCGTCTATCGTTTTCATCAGATGATTTATTTGATCATATATCTCTGTCGTTCGAAGTATCAGATACTCCCCCTCACATTGCTCAGGCTCTACCTCAATTAGAAGCTCCTTCGGAAGCGGCTGCTACTCAACCTCTTCCTCTGGTGGAAAGGAAATATCGTCTTTGGTTGACTGACCTCATTGTGGTGTTATATGCGGCAATCTTAATAGTTGCGATGGGCATCAACAATTGCCCAAAACACACATATCCTACCAAGGCGTGTTTTCACTCCGGTCGATTCACATTTCAACCAACCGATCAGAATCCGTTGTTTAGTCCATCTCATGCAACGTAAGTGTTTTTTTAATCCAAGTTTAAGAGTCACTACTATAGCATAAACAATTTAGTCCTCAAATATACTTTTCGTTAAATCCAAGTTTAATCTTTGACTTTGATTTTAGATAAACAATTTAGTCCTCAGATATACTTTCCGTGCATATACATTATTAACTTACAATTGATTTTAGTTCATTTTAAATAACTTGAGTGTGTTTTAGTTGTTTACTCttttttaaactttatttatttatattaattatataatttatttattttagcacTGATGTGCGCACGCGCACACACACTAAGCACGAACATGCGCACACTAAACATAtcttaaaaataacaatttaataATATACATTGGTTTAACAACAAAGACTATCAAACAATTTTTTGAATAATCTACTGGTTATTCTATTCTAAGCCGACTACTTACTAGttttaattcaaatattttgaaTCACATGATACTCAATTGTATAATGAATATTTTGAATAACATGATACTCAATTTTAATTCTAAGAAGATTGTATTGGGGGTGGGGTGTTTCAGATTGAAGTACTAACAACGAAAATACTTAAATTAGCAGGTAAACTTAGAATGAAAACTTTTTAGATGCGAAATTTTTAGGAATTGTTTAGAATCCTCTCTTTGTTCCTATTTAATATTCTACATTCTAGCTCTCAACAATAAAAATGCTAATTCCTTAGCTCATCCATCTCGATACAAACCTAAAATTTAAAGGACCTATGAATGCATTTTGCCTATAATATACATATGTTGGTTATGACTAGAATAAAATGGGATTGTAGGTCGATAATTGATTTTCTCTTTAAAAATGCAAAACAAAGTGCTAAACTGGTTGTCTCACTTAGCGAGCACCTTGCTTGGCTAAGCGAGCGTATCAGAACAGAACTCTTCataatcaatattttaaataacGTAATAATATTATGCGATTAGAATGTTAATAACGCTCAGGAAATTAGGTTTCAGGAATCAGAACAGTTTAGAATTACCCCGGGGaaggttttattttcttttcttttgggcATGATATCTTAGAATATTAAGTTAGAATATGTCAATCAGGAAAATTTATGTCAGAGGAGTCTCCACTAGGCGGAACGGACGTATATACCTATCCAACTCCGCGTTAGATAGTCACCCCGAGACCGGCTTGCCTCAGAGTGTACTTGATGGTTACAATGAACAAGATAATAATAAGTGTTACTCCCTTTACtgctttatattattatgtcatGATAACATCATATTATGTTAGAAACTGACATTCAGGTGCCCTCGGTGTAGTCACCATTAGTTGGGTAGCAGGAGTTCACTGAGGCTAGTAGTCTTATCTCACGCCTACTTATTTTGTTCATACAACAGGTTAAGCGAATCATCGTGGTTGAGGATCGTGAAGTTCAAGTACTTAGATTACACTTTGTGCTGACGTCATGTTattcttatattttatataagaaTTAGTTATGTTATCTTCTGTTATTACaagatttattttattcattattttaGTTGTTAGCTGAACTACGAATTCCTTTCATGGACATATGTAATCCTAACCATGTATTTGGACTTTATGCAATGTAATTTTATTGTATCCCTTTTATCATTGGCACAATTTGTCTATCAAACATCATACAAGATAAAAAGTTGTTCGATACCTTAAAAATTTGTCGTTTGTTCCATTAAATACTTACCTTTTATAAATCAAACAAACTCGAAGTTTTTTGTTTCTACATTTTCCAACTCATATTCAAATTAAAACCTCCATATAAAGTTAGAAAAGACTCAACATCATCAAATATCCCAAATACTTTTTGCTAATTCTGAATTATGTTTCAAAATTAAGTACACGTTAACACgatatcaaaacaaaaaagagtgaATAGATGAGCACAACAATGTTCGTCTACTCGTTAGTGTTCTTAAATGGCTAGGTGATCAAGGTGCTCTTCATAAAAATGCACTCTCACATGACCATCCGTTTATAGGTTTACATGTCTGGTATCTGAAGATTAAAGAAAGTTTTCGTGTTATTTGGTTGACAACAATTAGAAGGATTTGGAAACCTCATAATGATTTCTTGTTTAATAATAAATCTTTTGATTGCGACCTTGTACTTGATCAAATAAAGGTCCAATTGGTGCATGGTGGTTTATAGTGAAGGTCAAGTTTTTTGAGTGTGCCCTAGCAATGTAATATTTAAATTCTTTGGCATGTTTGGGTTTGAGGGATGTTTAACTTTTGTAATTTTAGACGTTGGTGTGTTGTTGCTATGGTACAACCATCAAGCATGATGTTTTATGTTGCTTAGGTGTGGATGTGCGCACTTGTAGCTCGTAGCTAAATTTTGGGTTCTTTATGAGAAATTATTAATGTGACTCTTAATTTTCTTTAGTTTGTGCAGATCTTATGTTAAACCACGATGATTTTGTTTAATATGTGAATATTTTTAgttgcttaatttttttattattatcctaACTTAACTTTTAATGACATTTTTCATAGCCTAACTTCTATTTTAACATAGCATAAAAACTACCGtataattttaacaaatattttaaggATTAATAACCAGcacatatttttttacataatcaTCCAATGTCTATCACATCATATCACTTTGACaaatatctatatataaatatgatgaAGTTTTATTCGAAACgaaaaaaatatgatgagaAGATTTTcctaaaaattaaagaaatatataatttttatttaaagtagAGAAAAAGAGGAGGAATCcgttgactccaagagtaagttttCATTGACTTattccgcttaataactcgatatcggtattatattttttttttaaaaaagatatgATGAGATAACTAgtcaaacaaaatatattttactacaaaaaaaatatcattacacaaccataaattattttttttacgtacCCGAATTACttacttactttttttttttgaaacaattacTTACTATAATCGAATCTTTGaccaataaatatatttagatGTGTCATAAAATAGTAGCCACAAGGACAAATTAGACTTTCCATACCAAAAGAATAGCATGGTCAAAGAACGTTTAAAATTTGACTTGGAAGAAAGAAACTATAGCTGTGTGTTAGTAAGTTTATTCACATCACAAATAACACGCAAATAAAATTCAGTGGGTCCCACATTACAACCCTATtaacacacaacacaacacaataaTTCTCCTTTAAATAGCCTCTTAatcctttctttcttctttcttataaGATCCAACACAAACCAACGGTAACACAAACAAAGACCAATTCCAACGTTAAATTATTCATCATttgactcaaaaaaaaaaaaaaaaaaaaaaaaaacattgagaacaagaacaaaaaaacaTGACTTGTTCCGTCGCAGTTTCGAATTCACCGGTGTTTTCACCATCATCATCTCTTTTCTGCAACaaatcttcaatcaaatcttcttcttcatcttctgaaACACTAACGTTATCTTTATCTCATCTTAAACCTATTAACTCTTCTTCAaattcttcttgttcttctcctTCTCCTTGTTCTTCACCTTCTTCACCTTTTTGTCTTCGATTACCGAAACTACCCTCGGTTTTTTCAtccaataataacaataactcTGCGTCTTCAAATGATGCTGTTTTGAAGAGGAAACGACCGACAAGGCTTGATATACCTGTTTGTTCTTCTCTTACTTTTGGTGTTCCGGCGAATCCGTCTGCGGTGGCGCGTGATGTTGTTGAAGCTGGGGGAGATGGGTATTCTGTTTATTGTAAGAGAGGGAGGAGAGAGTATATGGAAGATCGTTTTACTGCTGGAGATAATCTTCGCGGTGAAAATAATTTGGTAAGAAAATTTTcagctttttttatttattttatgaatagaATATTTAGTGGTTGATTTTGATTGTGGTGTGTTTTTGACTTTTGTCAACTGGGGTTGTGTaaagtttgaaaatttatttcttaatttgatCTGGTCTGattggattgaaaattttagagcttttgaagaattgttataatttttttggtatgtTTTGTTGTTAAGTTCTGGAATTATTGCTGTATATGGAAAATTGAGATTACTTTATGAAGGTGGAAAAAGTCAAATTTAAGCTGAATTtggaaaattgaaattagtttATGAAGTTGGAAAAGTCAATTTTAGCTGCTatgaaattttagtttttgtgttttttttgagaaagtatcttggtttatgtttttttttctcaactTATTCATATTTTGTGTCATGAGATTGATTTCTAATATGCTTGCTTCTTGTTTCTAATGACTAAGTTATAGATGTGAATTGTATAAAATCTAACTTGTAGGAGTTTATTTTGCGTTTATTGCAGGCTTTTTTTGGCGTATTTGATGGCCATGGAGGTGCCAAAGCTGCTGAATTTGCGGCAAATAACTTAGAAAAGAACATCTTGGATGAGGTGATCATgagtgatgaagaagatgttGAGGAGGCTGTGAAGCGCGGTTACCTCAATACCGATTCTGAGTTCATGAAAAAAGATCTTCATGGTGGAGCTTGTTCTGTAACAGCATTGATTAGGAATGGTAACTTAATTGTATCTAACGCCGGTGATTGCCGTGCTGTAATTAGTAAAGGAGGGGTTGCAGAGGCCCTAACATCTGATCACCGACCTTCGAGGGAAGACGAAAGGGATAGAATTGAAACACTGGTAAATTTTCTGACCATTGCAGTGGTTTCTCTTTTTATATGCGGTTTATTGAAAGTGAAACCAATGTTTGAGTTTGGTTTTGTTGGTTCTTATTCTTATGTATTGAAATGGGTTTTGCAGGGTGGTTATGTTGATTTATGTCGCGGTGTTTGGAGGATTCAAGGATCTCTTGCTGTATCTAGAAGTATCGGAGATCGACACCTGAAACAATGGGTGACAGCTGAGCCTGAGACTAAAGTTATTAGAATTGAACCTGAACATGACTTGTTAATATTAGCTTCAGATGGATTATGGGATAAGGTAAATTCATTGCCATGTTCTTTATTATGTCAGGGCCGTATATGAGGGAGGGCGAAGAGGGCGACCGCCCTAGGTCCCTAAACATTAGGGgcctaaaataattttttttaggaataTATTGTATAtgccaataaaataaaataaataaataccaaaATTTTTAGGTGTTGAAAATAATATGTCTAAGtattttttgaagattttaaatttaaatatattttaggtttatatttacaataatatatGTAAGAAGTTACAATCTAAATCAATGCACACTTTGGAAAATATAGAAACGAAGGTTTTGCATCTAgcatgaatattttcaaaagtatTTTATTTGAGATATGAGTATAGAGCCGACACTTCCAACAAAGAGTCGTAGCTTTAGAAAATACAATCACCCGAGGTATCTTTTagagtcaattatttttttggtggtTGTTGATATGACAATAACttgattaataaatatatttgagCAGTTAGaagtatttgaaagtatttttatttgatacaaaaatattgaaatcatTAGATAatgatgaattaaaaaaatcttgCACAATTTTTAAGTCTGCTTTTTGTTATAAGAATTTGTCAGAAGTTgatgtgaatgatttttttttttttttatgaaattgaaagtgttgcaaatgtgTTGATGTGaacaattgaaatttttcaatTTGTCAAAGTCATAGATTGTTATCCAAATGTTGCGGTTGTTTATCGAATTCTCTTAACTATAGAAGCAATTGTTGTTTTCTATAGAAAGAAGTTTTAAAAATGCTCACAAGAAGTGTTTTATACAagtattttgatattaaataagAACTTCAATATTAGTTtggaattcaatttttttataccatTTATAGTTAGGCCCAAATTATAAATTCGAGGCCACCAAAATCATATAAACGGGCCTGCATTATGTCAGCGTTTGTCAAATGCGATTCTGaatgaattttgttttgttaaacaCTTTTCTTTTGAAACTATTGAATAATTAACTGATCAAGTTTCTTTTTCTGATTCTGATTTCAGGTTAGTAACCAGGAAGCAGTAGACACTGCTCTTCAATTCTGCGTAGGAAACAACAAACAACAAGCATTGTTAGCCTGTAAAAAGCTTGCAGAGTTGGCTGTTTCGCGCGGCTCATTGGATGACACAAGTGTTATGCTGatcaaattgaaacaatataTTTAAATCTTCATTAGTAGAAGAGAAGAAGGTGGTGACTGATGATTAGGGATTAGCTTATTcttttatgtatataatataatgattatcattaatttattaattatttattatatctAACGACATTTATTGGTGATTTTTTGTACCCGTAGATGGGGAGTAGTAGAGATTAACAATGTTTAGCAATTTATTTTACTAGGATATTTATGAAATAATCATGTAATAACTCTATAGATTATTGTTTTGGtaattaaattcatttattcTTTTATATACTTGATATACTGAGTTTGTGATGGTTTAtagtttcacttttttttatgcatgattGTTGATTGCATATAATTTGCAAATGATAATGAATCAAACTCGAAAGCTTAATCAAGGTGCATGCACCTTGCTGCATTCAACGACTTTCAATCGGAATTCAGTCGCTAGGCTGCGAGTCTACGACTAGCCGCTCCCTTTGTCACACTTTGTTGGGTGATAGAACATCATCTCACCACCGTCTGCTTGAAACATAAATTTAAAGCTGAGAGCTGAGTTAGATGTTCATGCTTTCTTCAAATATATTCTTATGAATTGCATTAGTCACAAGGTTCATCACTTCCTATATAACATGTATGGACATACTAAGGGtctatttgatttaattttttttattttcacttttatagTACTTCCTATATGCTCTCTTTATACATGTATGGCTACTAGCGGAATATTCTTTGGTATTTGGGCTGTACTTACGAATTGACCAGCCCTAGGATCCAATGTTGATGGTTATATAAAGGAGCCTCTTGACCTAATTTGAGTATGTATGTACGTCCCATTGCTGAGTACTATAGAGCGCAACCGTTCCCTTGAGAGTGAAGAGAAGAATCAACTCTGATATCTGCTAACCGGTGTTTCGCCACCGTCGTCTGAAGGTTTATATTTCACTACGGTGTATAGATCTTTGAACTTGGTTGTATCAGTTACTCATCTCAATATGAGCTAACTCTCTAATAGTTGGATTATGTGAAgtttaattgattttgatgTTAATCTTGTGAGATGTGATGTGTGTTTGTTTATGCTACTTTAATCCTTTTGATTTAACTCTAAATGTTTATATCTTTGCTTGACCACCTTAGATTTAAATGCAAGTTCGTTGTTATGAGACATCTAGCAATGAATGGATCTAGAGGATTAATATGGTAGATTATGGACACATAACTCTTTCTTAATGGACTTAGACATAAACCTTAAGGCCATAGTGGAAATCAAGCGGGCTAATATGAACTAAAACGAATTAAGTGTGAACCTAGACATAGAAATCGCCTCATCCGCAGTTTTACATCTAACGCTGTAGACATACACCACTAGGTAAGCTTGCTCACAGTAGTCATGACAACATTTATGACTCACATAACATCAATTGAAGTTAAATGGATAATAACTCCAACTACTCTTTACTCTTGATTTCAAAATCTTTTTTAATCATTCTCTTTAGTTAAATGTTGATACTCAAAATGATGTTTGGTTACGTTTTTACTAATAAGCTTAGATCTAATTGTCGAATGAATGAAACGAAGTTCCTTTAAGCAATCCATGTGGGATCGATACTATTTCTTATTACGTGCTGCAATTGACTGTGTATACTTGAACAACATAATTTTACACGCGCCAAAGTGTAGTGGCAAAACGAAAGATTTTTAAAATGTAGGGATTAGAACTCAAATGACCCGTAAGTGCAGGGatcttttgcatatttaagtttttttttttttttttaatatgggatgaattaaatatgaatttttaattcTTTACTCTAAAAAATTCCTTATAAACATGATTAcaaaaaactattaaaatatttgaaagtataaaatatttgattaaaattagtgtgatagaaaatatttggatataaaagttgaaattttttatagagactaaaaataaaattcaagataTTATAAGAACCAAATGAGGTTGCTAATAGTTTAGCTAAGacgtagctcaattggtagtgggaatggattgaacacgtatttgaaccccagggtacgtggttcgattcccacggaaggcaaaaactccactagagag encodes:
- the LOC123921215 gene encoding probable protein phosphatase 2C 25 isoform X2; this encodes MTCSVAVSNSPVFSPSSSLFCNKSSIKSSSSSSETLTLSLSHLKPINSSSNSSCSSPSPCSSPSSPFCLRLPKLPSVFSSNNNNNSASSNDAVLKRKRPTRLDIPVCSSLTFGVPANPSAVARDVVEAGGDGYSVYCKRGRREYMEDRFTAGDNLRGENNLAFFGVFDGHGGAKAAEFAANNLEKNILDEVIMSDEEDVEEAVKRGYLNTDSEFMKKDLHGGACSVTALIRNGNLIVSNAGDCRAVISKGGVAEALTSDHRPSREDERDRIETLGGYVDLCRGVWRIQGSLAVSRSIGDRHLKQWVTAEPETKVIRIEPEHDLLILASDGLWDKVSNQEAVDTALQFCVGNNKQQALLACKKLAELAVSRGSLDDTSVMLIKLKQYI
- the LOC123921215 gene encoding probable protein phosphatase 2C 2 isoform X1; the encoded protein is MTCSVAVSNSPVFSPSSSLFCNKSSIKSSSSSSETLTLSLSHLKPINSSSNSSCSSPSPCSSPSSPFCLRLPKLPSVFSSNNNNNSASSNDAVLKRKRPTRLDIPVCSSLTFGVPANPSAVARDVVEAGGDGYSVYCKRGRREYMEDRFTAGDNLRGENNLAFFGVFDGHGGAKAAEFAANNLEKNILDEVIMSDEEDVEEAVKRGYLNTDSEFMKKDLHGGACSVTALIRNGNLIVSNAGDCRAVISKGGVAEALTSDHRPSREDERDRIETLVNFLTIAVVSLFICGLLKVKPMFEFGFVGSYSYVLKWVLQGGYVDLCRGVWRIQGSLAVSRSIGDRHLKQWVTAEPETKVIRIEPEHDLLILASDGLWDKVSNQEAVDTALQFCVGNNKQQALLACKKLAELAVSRGSLDDTSVMLIKLKQYI